One genomic region from Pseudoduganella lutea encodes:
- the urtD gene encoding urea ABC transporter ATP-binding protein UrtD, whose product MTLETSTLKREGLDTTHGAILYLNDITVSFDGFRAINKLNLDISVGELRCIIGPNGAGKTTMMDVITGKTRPTSGTAFFGQNYDLASMTEYEIAHAGIGRKFQRPTVFEQHTVFENLELAMKMDKRVRPTLFARLTSEQEDRIAATLRLIRLNGQEDRLAGLLSHGQKQWLEIGMLLMQEPQLILLDEPVAGMSDAETARTAELLNELRGKHSIMVVEHDMGFVTEIAQQGKVTVLHEGSVLAEGRMDQVQADERVIDVYLGR is encoded by the coding sequence ATGACATTGGAAACAAGTACGCTGAAACGGGAAGGACTGGATACCACACACGGCGCGATCCTGTATCTGAACGACATCACCGTGTCGTTCGACGGCTTCCGGGCCATCAACAAGCTCAATCTCGACATCTCGGTGGGCGAGCTGCGCTGCATCATCGGCCCGAACGGTGCCGGCAAGACGACGATGATGGATGTCATCACGGGCAAGACGCGGCCGACGTCCGGCACGGCCTTCTTCGGCCAGAACTACGACCTGGCATCGATGACGGAATACGAGATCGCCCATGCCGGCATCGGCCGCAAGTTCCAGCGCCCCACCGTGTTCGAGCAGCACACGGTGTTCGAGAACCTGGAACTGGCGATGAAGATGGACAAGCGCGTGCGCCCCACGCTGTTTGCCCGGCTCACGTCGGAGCAGGAAGACAGGATAGCCGCCACGCTGCGGCTGATCCGCCTGAACGGCCAGGAAGACCGGCTGGCCGGCCTGCTGTCGCACGGCCAGAAGCAGTGGCTGGAGATCGGCATGCTGCTGATGCAGGAACCGCAGCTGATCCTGCTCGATGAACCAGTGGCCGGCATGAGCGATGCCGAGACGGCCCGCACGGCCGAGCTGTTGAATGAACTGCGCGGCAAGCACTCGATCATGGTCGTCGAACATGACATGGGGTTCGTCACCGAGATCGCCCAGCAGGGCAAGGTCACGGTGCTGCATGAAGGTTCGGTGCTGGCCGAAGGCCGCATGGACCAGGTGCAGGCCGACGAACGCGTGATCGACGTGTATCTTGGACGATAA
- the urtB gene encoding urea ABC transporter permease subunit UrtB, which produces MAHFLRTIAALLVLGFTVLSAHAAIDPTLLKPLAGDDPDARIEAVVRLAALANDDARKVLQALKDDSLYATPEGDVLVVTDDSAWNPATGATGPMPDGIDGIVVNNRLRGAVDGALSGMALLSPDVAKRDAAARGLLERGVTPEQLPLVTRALAAETDAGIRATLQSAKAVADLQSPDVAVRKAAVIALADTGTASLRPPLQAMLEKNADGSYAEPDGDLRLAAANTLNAIDSRVSRAEFVGNLFYGLSLGSVLLLAALGLAITFGLMGIINMAHGELLMIGAYTTYLVQAAFRQYFPGALDWYLAAALPCAFFVAFAVGVLLERTVIRWLYGRPLETLLATWGISLILMQAVRTVFGAQNVEVANPSWMAGGVTVLGSLVLPYSRIAIIVFAGLVVAAVWLILNKTRLGLFVRAVMQNRRMADCVGVPTSRIDMMTFGLGSGIAGLGGVALSQIGNVGPDLGQAYIIDSFMVVVLGGVGQLAGTVIGALGLGEINKFLEPVAGAVLGKIAILVFIIIFIQRRPQGMFALKGRSVE; this is translated from the coding sequence ATGGCGCACTTCCTCCGAACGATCGCTGCATTGCTGGTGCTGGGCTTCACAGTCCTCTCAGCCCACGCAGCCATCGATCCCACTCTCCTGAAACCCCTGGCGGGCGACGACCCCGATGCCCGCATCGAAGCCGTCGTCCGCCTTGCCGCGCTGGCGAACGACGATGCCCGCAAGGTGCTGCAGGCGCTGAAGGATGACAGCCTGTATGCCACGCCGGAGGGCGACGTGCTTGTCGTTACCGACGACAGCGCATGGAACCCGGCCACGGGCGCCACCGGCCCCATGCCGGACGGGATCGACGGCATTGTCGTCAACAACCGCCTGCGTGGCGCGGTCGATGGCGCGCTGTCCGGCATGGCGCTGCTGTCGCCGGACGTGGCAAAGCGCGACGCCGCCGCGAGAGGCTTGCTGGAGCGCGGTGTGACGCCGGAGCAGTTGCCGCTGGTGACCAGGGCACTGGCCGCCGAGACCGACGCCGGGATCAGGGCCACGCTGCAATCGGCCAAGGCGGTGGCCGACCTGCAATCGCCCGACGTGGCCGTGCGCAAGGCTGCCGTGATCGCCCTGGCCGATACCGGCACCGCATCGTTGCGGCCGCCGTTGCAGGCGATGCTGGAAAAGAACGCCGATGGCAGCTACGCGGAGCCGGACGGCGACCTGCGCCTTGCCGCGGCCAACACGCTGAACGCGATCGATAGCCGCGTGTCGCGCGCCGAGTTCGTCGGCAACCTGTTCTACGGCCTGTCGCTGGGCAGCGTGCTGCTGCTGGCGGCGCTGGGCCTGGCGATCACGTTCGGCCTGATGGGCATCATCAACATGGCGCACGGCGAGCTGCTGATGATCGGCGCCTACACCACTTACCTGGTGCAGGCGGCATTCCGCCAGTACTTCCCCGGCGCGCTGGACTGGTACCTCGCGGCGGCGTTGCCGTGCGCCTTCTTCGTGGCCTTCGCCGTCGGCGTGCTGCTCGAGCGCACCGTGATCCGCTGGCTGTACGGCCGCCCGCTGGAAACGCTGCTGGCCACGTGGGGCATCAGCCTGATCCTGATGCAGGCGGTGCGCACCGTGTTCGGCGCGCAGAACGTGGAAGTGGCGAATCCATCGTGGATGGCCGGCGGCGTGACCGTGCTCGGCTCGCTGGTGCTGCCTTACAGCCGCATCGCGATCATCGTCTTCGCCGGCCTCGTGGTCGCCGCCGTGTGGCTGATCCTCAACAAGACGCGCCTCGGCCTGTTCGTGCGCGCCGTGATGCAGAACCGCCGCATGGCCGATTGCGTGGGCGTGCCCACCAGCCGCATCGACATGATGACGTTCGGCCTGGGATCCGGCATCGCCGGCCTCGGCGGCGTGGCGCTCTCGCAGATCGGCAATGTGGGGCCGGACCTGGGGCAGGCCTACATCATCGACTCGTTCATGGTCGTGGTGCTGGGCGGCGTGGGCCAGCTGGCCGGCACCGTGATCGGCGCGCTGGGGCTGGGCGAAATCAACAAATTCCTGGAACCCGTGGCCGGTGCCGTGCTGGGCAAGATCGCGATCCTTGTCTTCATCATCATCTTCATCCAGCGCCGGCCACAGGGCATGTTCGCGCTGAAGGGAAGGAGCGTCGAATGA
- the urtA gene encoding urea ABC transporter substrate-binding protein: protein MQTRRHFVTSIAVAAALCAAGLPAHAADTIKVGILHSLSGTMAISETSLKDVALMTIEEINAKGGVMGKKLEAVVVDPASNWPLFAEKARQLVSRDKVAAVFGCWTSVSRKSVLPVFKETNSLLFYPVQYEGEELEKNVFYTGAAPNQQAIPAVEYLMSKDGGGAKRFVLLGTDYVYPRTTNKILRAFLKSKGVKDSDIQEIYTPFGHSDYQTIVANIKKFAAGGKTAVVSTINGDSNVPFYKELGNAGLKATDVPVVAFSVGEEELRGVDTKPLLGHLAAWNYFESVKNPSNAAFVKKWKAYATAKKLPNAATAVTNDPMEATYVGIHMWAQAVEKAKSTDTDKVIAAMAGQTFKAPSGYTLTMDMTNHHLHKPVMIGEIKSDGQFSVVWKTKEPVRAQPWSPFIQGNEGKQKL, encoded by the coding sequence ATGCAAACCCGCCGCCATTTCGTCACCTCCATCGCCGTCGCCGCCGCCCTGTGCGCCGCCGGCCTGCCCGCCCATGCCGCCGACACGATCAAGGTCGGCATCCTGCACTCGCTGTCCGGCACGATGGCGATCTCGGAAACGTCGCTGAAGGATGTTGCCCTGATGACCATCGAGGAGATCAATGCCAAGGGCGGCGTGATGGGCAAGAAGCTCGAAGCCGTCGTCGTCGACCCGGCATCGAACTGGCCGCTGTTCGCCGAAAAGGCGCGCCAGCTCGTTTCCCGGGACAAGGTGGCCGCGGTGTTCGGCTGCTGGACGTCCGTGTCGCGCAAGTCCGTGCTGCCGGTATTCAAGGAAACCAACAGCCTGCTGTTCTACCCGGTGCAGTACGAGGGTGAAGAACTGGAAAAGAACGTGTTCTATACTGGCGCGGCGCCGAACCAGCAGGCGATTCCCGCCGTCGAATACCTGATGAGCAAGGATGGCGGTGGCGCGAAGCGCTTCGTGCTGCTCGGCACCGATTACGTGTACCCGCGCACCACGAACAAGATCCTGCGCGCCTTCCTGAAATCGAAGGGCGTGAAGGACAGCGATATCCAGGAAATCTACACGCCGTTCGGCCACTCGGATTACCAGACCATCGTCGCCAACATCAAGAAATTCGCCGCCGGCGGCAAGACGGCCGTGGTTTCCACGATCAACGGCGACTCCAACGTGCCGTTCTACAAGGAACTGGGCAACGCGGGCCTGAAGGCGACCGACGTGCCGGTGGTGGCGTTCTCGGTGGGCGAGGAAGAACTGCGCGGCGTGGACACGAAGCCGCTGCTGGGCCACCTGGCTGCCTGGAACTACTTTGAATCCGTGAAGAACCCGTCCAACGCCGCGTTCGTCAAGAAGTGGAAAGCGTACGCCACGGCGAAGAAGCTGCCGAACGCCGCCACCGCCGTGACCAACGATCCGATGGAAGCGACCTACGTGGGCATCCACATGTGGGCCCAGGCCGTGGAAAAGGCGAAATCCACCGATACCGACAAGGTGATCGCGGCCATGGCCGGCCAGACGTTCAAGGCGCCTTCCGGTTACACGCTGACGATGGACATGACGAACCACCACCTGCACAAGCCGGTGATGATCGGCGAGATCAAGAGCGACGGGCAGTTCTCGGTGGTGTGGAAAACTAAGGAGCCGGTGCGCGCACAGCCGTGGAGCCCGTTCATCCAGGGGAATGAAGGCAAGCAGAAGCTGTAA
- the urtC gene encoding urea ABC transporter permease subunit UrtC, whose protein sequence is MKPGITPRKSLFSTRAWTALAAVTVVAAMLPLLNLVFPAGHALHVSGYAMGLVAKFMCFALAALALDLVWGYTGILSLGHGLFFALGGYAHGMYLMRAIGRDGVYQSSLPDFMVFLDWKEYPWYWAMTDNFWYCMLLVVLVPGVLAFVFGYFAFRSRIKGVYFSIITQALTYAAMLLFFRNDTGFGGNNGFTDFKRILGFDITAPGTRAVLYIVTLAFLVGSLLLCRWIVTSRLGRVLQGVRDAESRLMFIGYDPLWFKLFVWTLSAVLCGIAGALYVPQVGIINPSEMSAANSIEMVVWVAIGGRGTLVGPIIGAFTVNGLKSWFTATFPDLWLFALGLLFILVTLFMRKGILGLFEKLQGIGRKVPVETPVMEKSKEAA, encoded by the coding sequence ATGAAACCCGGTATCACTCCCCGTAAATCTTTGTTCTCGACACGCGCGTGGACCGCGCTGGCCGCCGTCACCGTGGTGGCCGCCATGCTGCCGCTGCTGAACCTCGTGTTCCCGGCCGGGCATGCGCTGCACGTGTCGGGTTACGCGATGGGCCTGGTGGCCAAGTTCATGTGCTTCGCGCTGGCCGCGCTGGCGCTGGACCTGGTGTGGGGCTATACCGGCATCCTGTCGCTGGGCCATGGCCTGTTCTTCGCGCTGGGCGGCTATGCGCACGGCATGTACCTGATGCGCGCGATCGGCCGCGATGGCGTCTACCAGAGCAGCCTGCCGGACTTCATGGTGTTCCTCGACTGGAAGGAATATCCCTGGTACTGGGCCATGACGGACAACTTCTGGTACTGCATGCTGCTGGTGGTGCTGGTGCCGGGCGTGCTGGCCTTCGTGTTCGGCTACTTTGCCTTCCGCTCGCGGATCAAGGGCGTCTACTTCTCGATCATCACCCAGGCGCTTACGTACGCGGCGATGCTGCTGTTCTTCCGCAACGACACCGGCTTCGGCGGGAACAACGGTTTCACAGACTTCAAGCGCATCCTCGGCTTCGACATCACGGCGCCCGGTACCCGCGCGGTGCTCTACATCGTCACGCTGGCCTTCCTCGTCGGCTCCCTGCTGCTGTGCCGGTGGATCGTCACGTCGCGCCTGGGCCGCGTGCTGCAGGGCGTGCGCGATGCGGAATCGCGGCTGATGTTCATCGGCTACGACCCGCTGTGGTTCAAGCTGTTCGTGTGGACCCTGTCGGCCGTGCTGTGCGGGATCGCCGGCGCGCTGTACGTGCCGCAGGTGGGCATCATCAATCCTTCGGAGATGTCGGCGGCCAACTCGATCGAGATGGTGGTGTGGGTGGCGATCGGCGGGCGCGGCACGCTCGTCGGCCCGATCATCGGCGCGTTCACCGTCAACGGCCTGAAAAGCTGGTTCACCGCCACGTTCCCCGACCTGTGGCTGTTCGCCCTGGGCCTGCTGTTCATCCTCGTCACGCTGTTCATGCGCAAGGGCATCCTCGGCCTGTTTGAAAAGCTGCAAGGCATCGGGCGCAAGGTGCCGGTTGAAACGCCGGTCATGGAAAAATCAAAGGAGGCGGCATGA